A genomic segment from Lutzomyia longipalpis isolate SR_M1_2022 chromosome 3, ASM2433408v1 encodes:
- the LOC129792165 gene encoding band 3 anion transport protein isoform X7: MFRNTSPEKEITKIPFPTRNTTRGLFRKFTLKVIEWIRKSVELGKNEADNGDPNEVQLDEEMEKVFAGSDREKEKFNVLQLAGADEKPQPSPASEKFIDPDHDQHRSETYPHMLSPSKSSRGMKRQDSKDTNSQEDNKSESARSTPTVIPYNRALPLTSPTRSLGSGSAESDSVPQISERAAAAKRDDEADDDQGRSKVKFEGSQDDEPADGEKDEHGRRRKSRHQHYKQRKPSLSDKHTGGVPEPGGRRVSVQPEDATLDEADIDELTSHRSDDPRGMRRHRVQQSAQSGRKDSTTVPLGKPPTGKKAIDHSPHDVFVQLDELVGQGEDAEWKETARWIKYEEDVEEGSDRWGRPHVASLSFHSLLNLRRCLETGVVLMDLEEKDLPGVAYRVVEQMVVEDLIQADDKATVLRVLLLRHRHVNESHSGFHFGSRRKYSSYTSLQNLSEDKKPKIVPAGEINGFGGNDTKIDIKEEVYSSSQEDLVRKAQNDTILKRIPQGAEATTVLVGAVDFLDQPTIAFVRLAEGIIMPSITEVPIPVRFLFILLGPKDIELDYHEIGRSIATLMSNTHFHGIAYKADDRKDLLSAINEFLDDSIVLPPGNWERQELLPIEELKAKSERIRNRKVKAQEKNKEKQMLIADEEKRLLAAAEGDPDGKKPAGPLERTGRPWGGVFNDIRRRLPMFKSDIKDGLNMETLAASLFLYFACLSTAITFGGLASDKTHNLIGISETLISQSIAGVFFHLVCGQPLVIIGTTGPLLLFDEALYEFCKANGFEFLTMRVWVGLWQIVIALVVSFFEGSGLVRLFTRFTQEIFSALITLIYLVETAMKLIKVYRRHPLHAEYQFQNITPPEPPTTVMSIIPVNETDGSSNEDATIWTTLVEEVTTLISAVQENVTTTVATTTTVATPAETQLAVAPANSSLLLPFDDLGPLNQPNTALFCTILTLGTFCLAYYLKLFRNSHFLGRTARRALGDFGVPVSIAIFVAVDYMVPQVFTDKLSVPEGISPSQERAWIVPWGPVPTWVPFAALVPALLVYILIFMETHISELIVDKPERGLKKGSGLHLDIVLLSVCNTVCSFFGMPWHCAATVRSVTHVSAVTIMSRTHAPGDKPHIVDVKEQRISGLFVSVMMFFSVFLAPILRLIPMSVLFGVFLYMGVVSMMGVHFFERLKLFFMPVKYHPPEPFVRRVPTWKMHIFTFTQAAALAILWTVKSSSFSLAFPFFLIMMVPLRHKLASYFTASELNALDGNKPDVDPDNEPDFYEQAGMPS; encoded by the exons GCTGACAATGGAGACCCCAATGAAGTCCAATTGGACGAGGAAATGGAGAAAGTCTTTGCAGGATCAGATCGTGAAAAGGAGAAATTTAACGTCCTCCAGCTTGCTGGAGCAGATGAAAAACCCCAACCGTCGCCTGCAtcagagaaatttattgatcCAGACCACGATC aaCATCGTAGTGAAACATACCCACATATGCTATCCCCATCGAAGTCCAGCCGAGGTATGAAGCGTCAAGATTCCAAGGATACCAATTCCCAAGAGGATAATAAAAGTGAATCCGCACGGTCGACCCCCACTGTGATTCCCTACAATCGTGCCCTCCCACTGACCTCACCCACGAGGAGTCTGGGCAGTGGTAGTGCGGAATCCGATTCCGTGCCCCAGATCTCGGAGAGAGCTGCCGCAGCGAAGCGAGACGATGAAGCGGATGACGATCAGGGACGGAGTAAAGTGAAATTCGAGGGTAGTCAGGACGATGAGCCAGCCGATGGCGAGAAGGATGAGCATGGACGTCGTCGGAAATCCCGCCATCAGCACTACAAGCAGCGTAAACCATCGCTCTCTGACAAGCATACAGGCGGTGTCCCTGAACCCGGGGGTCGGAGAGTGTCTGTTCAGCCTGAGGATGCAACCCTTGat GAAGCTGATATAGATGAATTAACATCGCATCGTTCTGACGATCCGAGAGGGATGCGTCGCCACAGGGTACAGCAGAGTGCTCAAAGTGGACGCAAGGACTCCACTACGGTACCACTGGGGAAACCACCGACCGGAAAGAAGGCCATTGACCACAGTCCGCATGATGTTTTCGTACAATTGGACGAATTGGTTGGGCAAGGAGAGGATGCTGAGTGGAAGGAAACTGCGAGATGGATTAAATATGAGGAGGATGTGGAGGAGGGTTCTGACCGCTGGGGACGTCCCCATGTAGCATCACTCTCCTTCCATTCTCTCCTCAATCTGAGGCGATGCCTCGAAACGGGTGTTGTTCTCATGGATTTGGAGGAAAAAGACCTACCCGGAGTAGCCTACAGAGTTGTGGAACAg ATGGTTGTGGAGGATTTAATTCAAGCAGATGATAAAGCCACCGTGCTAAGGGTCCTTCTACTTCGTCATCGGCACGTGAATGAATCCCATTCTGGCTTTCACTTTGGCTCACGACGCAAATACAGCAGTTACACGAGCTTACAG AATTTGAGTGAGgataaaaagccaaaaattgTTCCTGCCGGTGAGATTAATGGATTCGGTGGGAATGATACGAAAATTGACATTAAGGAGGAAGTTTATTCCTCATCCCAGGAGGATTTGGTGAGGAAGGCGCAGAATGATACAATCCTCAAGAGGATCCCACAGGGAGCTGAAGCCACAACGGTTttg GTGGGAGCTGTGGATTTCCTCGATCAGCCAACGATAGCCTTTGTTCGCCTTGCTGAGGGGATAATCATGCCAAGTATTACGGAAGTCCCAATCCCCGTTCGTTTCCTCTTCATCTTGCTTGGGCCAAAGGACATCGAATTGGATTACCATGAAATTGGTCGCTCAATTGCCACCCTTATGTCAAATACGCATTTCCATGGGATTGCGTACAAGGCAGACGATCGAAAGGATCTCCTTTCGGCCATTAATGAATTCCTCGATGACTCCATTGTGTTGCCACCGGGAAATTGGGAGCGTCAGGAACTCTTGCCCATTGAGGAGCTCAAGGCGAAGAGCGAGAGAATTCGCAATAGGAAAGTGAAGGCACAGGAGAAGAATAAGGAGAAGCAAATGCTAATTGCAGATGAGGAGAAACGTCTTCTGGCTGCGGCTGAAGGTGATCCAGATGGGAAGAAACCAGCTGGGCCATTGGAGCGCACCGGTCGTCCATGGGGTGGGGTGTTCAATGACATCCGTCGTCGGCTGCCTATGTTTAAGAGTGACATAAAAGATGGCCTCAATATGGAGACTCTCGCGGCAAGTCTCTTCCTCTACTTTGCCTGCCTCTCAACGGCTATTACCTTCGGTGGTCTTGCCTCGGATAAGACACACAATCTCATCGGGATCTCTGAGACGCTCATCTCGCAGAGTATTGCCGGAGTTTTCTTTCACCTTGTCTGCGGTCAGCCACTTGTTATAATCGGCACAACGGGACCGCTGCTCCTATTCGATGAAGCTCTCTATGAGTTCTGCAAGGCAAATGGATTTGAATTCCTCACAATGCGCGTCTGGGTGGGACTGTGGCAGATTGTTATTGCCCTCGTGGTGTCCTTCTTCGAGGGTAGTGGCCTCGTGCGCCTCTTCACGCGCTTCACGCAGGAAATCTTCTCGGCACTCATTACACTCATCTACCTCGTTGAGACAGCCATGAAGCTCATTAAAGTCTACCGCAGGCATCCGCTGCATGCTGAATATCAATTCCAGAATATTACCCCACCGGAACCACCAACAACAGTCATGAGTATCATCCCTGTCAACGAAACAGATGGTAGTTCCAATGAAGATGCCACAATCTGGACGACTCTTGTGGAGGAAGTTACGACGCTCATTTCAGCTGTGCAGGAAAATGTCACAACCACCGTGGCTACCACTACAACCGTTGCCACACCTGCAGAGACTCAATTAGCTGTAGCACCGGCAAACAGCTCCCTTCTACTTCCCTTTGACGATCTTGGGCCACTCAATCAACCCAACACTGCCCTCTTCTGCACAATTCTCACCCTGGGCACCTTCTGCCTTGCCTACTACCTCAAACTCTTCCGGAATTCCCACTTCCTGGGACGTACAGCTCGCCGGGCTCTCGGGGACTTTGGTGTACCCGTGTCCATTGCAATCTTCGTCGCTGTGGACTACATGGTGCCACAAGTCTTCACGGATAAACTCTCCGTACCCGAGGGAATTTCTCCGAGTCAGGAGAGAGCTTGGATTGTCCCATGGGGTCCTGTACCGACATGGGTGCCATTTGCCGCCCTCGTCCCAGCACTCCTTGTCTACATTCTCATCTTCATGGAAACGCACATTTCCGAGTTGATTGTAGATAAACCAGAGCGTGGTCTCAAGAAGGGATCTGGCCTTCATTTGGACATTGTCCTCCTTAGTGTCTGCAATACCGTTTGCAGTTTCTTCGGTATGCCATGGCACTGTGCTGCCACCGTGCGATCCGTAACACATGTCTCAGCTGTCACTATTATGTCCAG GACACACGCTCCTGGAGATAAGCCTCATATTGTTGATGTGAAGGAACAACGAATTTCTGGCCTCTTTGTCTCCGTCATGATGTTCTTCTCTGTTTTCCTCGCACCCATCCTTAGGCTCATTCCCATGAGTGTTCTCTTCGGGGTCTTCCTCTACATGGGTGTCGTTTCAATGATGGGCGTTCACTTCTTTGAGAG ATTGAAGCTCTTCTTTATGCCAGTGAAATACCATCCACCAGAGCCGTTTGTCCGTCGTGTTCCAACATGGAAGATGCATATCTTTACGTTCACACAAGCAGCTGCTCTGGCAATTCTCTGGACTGTCAAATCATCATCTTTCTCACTGGCATTTCCCTTCTTCCTCATTATGATGGTGCCACTGCGCCACAAGCTGGCGTCCTACTTTACAGCCTCTGAACTTAATGCG TTGGATGGAAATAAACCCGACGTAGATCCAGACAATGAACCCGATTTCTACGAACAAGCCGGAATGCCATCGTAA
- the LOC129792165 gene encoding anion exchange protein 2 isoform X4: MFRNTSPEKEITKIPFPTRNTTRGLFRKFTLKVIEWIRKSVELGKNEADNGDPNEVQLDEEMEKVFAGSDREKEKFNVLQLAGADEKPQPSPASEKFIDPDHDQHRSETYPHMLSPSKSSRGMKRQDSKDTNSQEDNKSESARSTPTVIPYNRALPLTSPTRSLGSGSAESDSVPQISERAAAAKRDDEADDDQGRSKVKFEGSQDDEPADGEKDEHGRRRKSRHQHYKQRKPSLSDKHTGGVPEPGGRRVSVQPEDATLDRGKLGKEADIDELTSHRSDDPRGMRRHRVQQSAQSGRKDSTTVPLGKPPTGKKAIDHSPHDVFVQLDELVGQGEDAEWKETARWIKYEEDVEEGSDRWGRPHVASLSFHSLLNLRRCLETGVVLMDLEEKDLPGVAYRVVEQMVVEDLIQADDKATVLRVLLLRHRHVNESHSGFHFGSRRKYSSYTSLQNLSYRVVDQSWEHLIFSWNLSEDKKPKIVPAGEINGFGGNDTKIDIKEEVYSSSQEDLVRKAQNDTILKRIPQGAEATTVLVGAVDFLDQPTIAFVRLAEGIIMPSITEVPIPVRFLFILLGPKDIELDYHEIGRSIATLMSNTHFHGIAYKADDRKDLLSAINEFLDDSIVLPPGNWERQELLPIEELKAKSERIRNRKVKAQEKNKEKQMLIADEEKRLLAAAEGDPDGKKPAGPLERTGRPWGGVFNDIRRRLPMFKSDIKDGLNMETLAASLFLYFACLSTAITFGGLASDKTHNLIGISETLISQSIAGVFFHLVCGQPLVIIGTTGPLLLFDEALYEFCKANGFEFLTMRVWVGLWQIVIALVVSFFEGSGLVRLFTRFTQEIFSALITLIYLVETAMKLIKVYRRHPLHAEYQFQNITPPEPPTTVMSIIPVNETDGSSNEDATIWTTLVEEVTTLISAVQENVTTTVATTTTVATPAETQLAVAPANSSLLLPFDDLGPLNQPNTALFCTILTLGTFCLAYYLKLFRNSHFLGRTARRALGDFGVPVSIAIFVAVDYMVPQVFTDKLSVPEGISPSQERAWIVPWGPVPTWVPFAALVPALLVYILIFMETHISELIVDKPERGLKKGSGLHLDIVLLSVCNTVCSFFGMPWHCAATVRSVTHVSAVTIMSRTHAPGDKPHIVDVKEQRISGLFVSVMMFFSVFLAPILRLIPMSVLFGVFLYMGVVSMMGVHFFERLKLFFMPVKYHPPEPFVRRVPTWKMHIFTFTQAAALAILWTVKSSSFSLAFPFFLIMMVPLRHKLASYFTASELNALDGNKPDVDPDNEPDFYEQAGMPS, translated from the exons GCTGACAATGGAGACCCCAATGAAGTCCAATTGGACGAGGAAATGGAGAAAGTCTTTGCAGGATCAGATCGTGAAAAGGAGAAATTTAACGTCCTCCAGCTTGCTGGAGCAGATGAAAAACCCCAACCGTCGCCTGCAtcagagaaatttattgatcCAGACCACGATC aaCATCGTAGTGAAACATACCCACATATGCTATCCCCATCGAAGTCCAGCCGAGGTATGAAGCGTCAAGATTCCAAGGATACCAATTCCCAAGAGGATAATAAAAGTGAATCCGCACGGTCGACCCCCACTGTGATTCCCTACAATCGTGCCCTCCCACTGACCTCACCCACGAGGAGTCTGGGCAGTGGTAGTGCGGAATCCGATTCCGTGCCCCAGATCTCGGAGAGAGCTGCCGCAGCGAAGCGAGACGATGAAGCGGATGACGATCAGGGACGGAGTAAAGTGAAATTCGAGGGTAGTCAGGACGATGAGCCAGCCGATGGCGAGAAGGATGAGCATGGACGTCGTCGGAAATCCCGCCATCAGCACTACAAGCAGCGTAAACCATCGCTCTCTGACAAGCATACAGGCGGTGTCCCTGAACCCGGGGGTCGGAGAGTGTCTGTTCAGCCTGAGGATGCAACCCTTGat CGAGGGAAACTTGGCAAG GAAGCTGATATAGATGAATTAACATCGCATCGTTCTGACGATCCGAGAGGGATGCGTCGCCACAGGGTACAGCAGAGTGCTCAAAGTGGACGCAAGGACTCCACTACGGTACCACTGGGGAAACCACCGACCGGAAAGAAGGCCATTGACCACAGTCCGCATGATGTTTTCGTACAATTGGACGAATTGGTTGGGCAAGGAGAGGATGCTGAGTGGAAGGAAACTGCGAGATGGATTAAATATGAGGAGGATGTGGAGGAGGGTTCTGACCGCTGGGGACGTCCCCATGTAGCATCACTCTCCTTCCATTCTCTCCTCAATCTGAGGCGATGCCTCGAAACGGGTGTTGTTCTCATGGATTTGGAGGAAAAAGACCTACCCGGAGTAGCCTACAGAGTTGTGGAACAg ATGGTTGTGGAGGATTTAATTCAAGCAGATGATAAAGCCACCGTGCTAAGGGTCCTTCTACTTCGTCATCGGCACGTGAATGAATCCCATTCTGGCTTTCACTTTGGCTCACGACGCAAATACAGCAGTTACACGAGCTTACAG AACCTCTCATACCGTGTTGTTGATCAGAGTTGGGAACACTTGATCTTTTCATgg AATTTGAGTGAGgataaaaagccaaaaattgTTCCTGCCGGTGAGATTAATGGATTCGGTGGGAATGATACGAAAATTGACATTAAGGAGGAAGTTTATTCCTCATCCCAGGAGGATTTGGTGAGGAAGGCGCAGAATGATACAATCCTCAAGAGGATCCCACAGGGAGCTGAAGCCACAACGGTTttg GTGGGAGCTGTGGATTTCCTCGATCAGCCAACGATAGCCTTTGTTCGCCTTGCTGAGGGGATAATCATGCCAAGTATTACGGAAGTCCCAATCCCCGTTCGTTTCCTCTTCATCTTGCTTGGGCCAAAGGACATCGAATTGGATTACCATGAAATTGGTCGCTCAATTGCCACCCTTATGTCAAATACGCATTTCCATGGGATTGCGTACAAGGCAGACGATCGAAAGGATCTCCTTTCGGCCATTAATGAATTCCTCGATGACTCCATTGTGTTGCCACCGGGAAATTGGGAGCGTCAGGAACTCTTGCCCATTGAGGAGCTCAAGGCGAAGAGCGAGAGAATTCGCAATAGGAAAGTGAAGGCACAGGAGAAGAATAAGGAGAAGCAAATGCTAATTGCAGATGAGGAGAAACGTCTTCTGGCTGCGGCTGAAGGTGATCCAGATGGGAAGAAACCAGCTGGGCCATTGGAGCGCACCGGTCGTCCATGGGGTGGGGTGTTCAATGACATCCGTCGTCGGCTGCCTATGTTTAAGAGTGACATAAAAGATGGCCTCAATATGGAGACTCTCGCGGCAAGTCTCTTCCTCTACTTTGCCTGCCTCTCAACGGCTATTACCTTCGGTGGTCTTGCCTCGGATAAGACACACAATCTCATCGGGATCTCTGAGACGCTCATCTCGCAGAGTATTGCCGGAGTTTTCTTTCACCTTGTCTGCGGTCAGCCACTTGTTATAATCGGCACAACGGGACCGCTGCTCCTATTCGATGAAGCTCTCTATGAGTTCTGCAAGGCAAATGGATTTGAATTCCTCACAATGCGCGTCTGGGTGGGACTGTGGCAGATTGTTATTGCCCTCGTGGTGTCCTTCTTCGAGGGTAGTGGCCTCGTGCGCCTCTTCACGCGCTTCACGCAGGAAATCTTCTCGGCACTCATTACACTCATCTACCTCGTTGAGACAGCCATGAAGCTCATTAAAGTCTACCGCAGGCATCCGCTGCATGCTGAATATCAATTCCAGAATATTACCCCACCGGAACCACCAACAACAGTCATGAGTATCATCCCTGTCAACGAAACAGATGGTAGTTCCAATGAAGATGCCACAATCTGGACGACTCTTGTGGAGGAAGTTACGACGCTCATTTCAGCTGTGCAGGAAAATGTCACAACCACCGTGGCTACCACTACAACCGTTGCCACACCTGCAGAGACTCAATTAGCTGTAGCACCGGCAAACAGCTCCCTTCTACTTCCCTTTGACGATCTTGGGCCACTCAATCAACCCAACACTGCCCTCTTCTGCACAATTCTCACCCTGGGCACCTTCTGCCTTGCCTACTACCTCAAACTCTTCCGGAATTCCCACTTCCTGGGACGTACAGCTCGCCGGGCTCTCGGGGACTTTGGTGTACCCGTGTCCATTGCAATCTTCGTCGCTGTGGACTACATGGTGCCACAAGTCTTCACGGATAAACTCTCCGTACCCGAGGGAATTTCTCCGAGTCAGGAGAGAGCTTGGATTGTCCCATGGGGTCCTGTACCGACATGGGTGCCATTTGCCGCCCTCGTCCCAGCACTCCTTGTCTACATTCTCATCTTCATGGAAACGCACATTTCCGAGTTGATTGTAGATAAACCAGAGCGTGGTCTCAAGAAGGGATCTGGCCTTCATTTGGACATTGTCCTCCTTAGTGTCTGCAATACCGTTTGCAGTTTCTTCGGTATGCCATGGCACTGTGCTGCCACCGTGCGATCCGTAACACATGTCTCAGCTGTCACTATTATGTCCAG GACACACGCTCCTGGAGATAAGCCTCATATTGTTGATGTGAAGGAACAACGAATTTCTGGCCTCTTTGTCTCCGTCATGATGTTCTTCTCTGTTTTCCTCGCACCCATCCTTAGGCTCATTCCCATGAGTGTTCTCTTCGGGGTCTTCCTCTACATGGGTGTCGTTTCAATGATGGGCGTTCACTTCTTTGAGAG ATTGAAGCTCTTCTTTATGCCAGTGAAATACCATCCACCAGAGCCGTTTGTCCGTCGTGTTCCAACATGGAAGATGCATATCTTTACGTTCACACAAGCAGCTGCTCTGGCAATTCTCTGGACTGTCAAATCATCATCTTTCTCACTGGCATTTCCCTTCTTCCTCATTATGATGGTGCCACTGCGCCACAAGCTGGCGTCCTACTTTACAGCCTCTGAACTTAATGCG TTGGATGGAAATAAACCCGACGTAGATCCAGACAATGAACCCGATTTCTACGAACAAGCCGGAATGCCATCGTAA